The genomic window TAATCTGAAATAGCTAATAAATAAATTAATGTATGATTAAATATTCAGCCAAACTTGATCCAGCAATAAGAGCTTCACTAGGAAATATAAGAAGTGATTTTGTCGAACATGCTTTTGTCAGATTTGTACATCTTAAAGACGCTTTGCAGAATGATAACCTCCCACCCCAAATTAGATTACTCTTGCTAAAAGAAATCTTTTCGATCTTCGATGAAATTCAAGCAGTTTATGATATAAAAACAAACTTCTCTAATCCAAAGTGCTTTGAGGGCATTTTTGAATTTATCGTCTTTGTACGAAACGTCCTATTGCACTATCCAATATTCGATACATGGGATCAAATTAATATATCTCCGGAAATGGGAAGTGAAATGATGCGTGATAGAAAAGGGGGGGCTAAGACTATTCAGGTACATGAAATTTGAAGCATATAAGTGAGAAAAGTGCAATATTCCACAAGATTACTTTTGGTATGGCTGCTTATCTTTTGGGACATAGTCTTTCGTTTCTTTTGATAACTTGAAATAAAAGTAGCGGCCCGCCAACGGAGTTTCCCTACTCTTTACAAAAGCCGCTATAGAATTCTTTATGAACTCTTCATTTTCGATTGTCTTTGCACTGGTATCTAGAAATTTCTTTATATCCATTACAAACCCGACATTTAATTTATTCCGAAGAAATTTTTTTCTTCCGAGTTTAAAGCAAACCTATTCATAATATATTTGATGGCTGCTTTACGCTTAGGCTCAGGTTCGTAATAGCCATAGTAGTTTTTGGGATCAATTATTCCTGGTTTTTTAAAGTCTTCTGGTAAAAAATCATCATTGCGTTCAAAAAGACTGAACTTGATTACACGATACAAATCAATAACCTTTATAGAGTGGGGATCATAATTGTAGAGGATCGTCGGGGTCGGATTATTGTACAATATACTTTTTTTACGCAGCGAATCCGTATTTTCTTTCAGCACCTTATTGATATATGACAGATATATTTTTGGCGATTTCTTTACCTTGGCAATAAGGGAAACATATTCATGGTAAAGTGAATCTCTAGTCGTCTTTTTTGCATCATTTTTGAATTCTTTTCTATTGGGATATGCACCATACATCTCTGACCATAGCTTGAGCTTTGCAAGATTTTGGAGATCATGAGCGATTTTATCCTGCGCAAATGTTGTAGTTGCGAAGACTAATAAGGTCAATATTAAGAGAATCTTTCTCATGCTATGTCAAATTATTTTATTCTCCAATAAATACGAGAGGGCTCAGTTTTGCCATTGACTGTAAATGAAGCTTCACTACTGCCGTATGATTCTGGAATGTCTCGTGGATGATGTTCTATGATTTGATAATACGGTCCTAACTTACTTGCAATTTTTGTGGCATATCCATCTGAATCTACCTCAACCACTATGCCGGAGTGCACCCACCCTGGTCCGGTACCTGCTGAATTTGGCATATAGTATCCTATTCTATCTCCAACCTGGATATTACCAGTGACCTTTTCCCATGTAGGAGTTATGTTCATAGCGAGTATGTGCTTTGGGCTTCCAGGGTATTTAACTGCTCCTGCTACATCACCGAAAGCATGATAATGGCAATTAAATAGGTCAATAGGATCAGTGTCTGACGGGACAAAGCTTAAATGCTCATGGAAATCTTCTTGTTTTTTCAGCTTTGGTCTCCAATAGTAGCTTGTAGGCTCTTTGTCTTTAGGTGTGTAAGTTTGCTGGCTTGATTCAAAGTCAAACGGTTTGTTGATAACGTTTCCGCCTAATTTATCAAATGTTGCTAGACTATTACTCATAAGGTGCTCCACTGACCATTTTGCAAAATTTAAACTGCCTTGTGAACCCCAATTGACATGCAAATAATTACTTAACTTATCTACCAATGGTTTTCTAACAGGACTTCTCAAGTAATTTTCCTGATTAGAGGTAAGTGGGTCTAGATTCCAAATTAGAATGTCAACTAATGTTGGTTCGCCACAGGGAGGTACGTTTGGACTAGGCCTTGATGGTGGAACTCCACAAGGCTGGTATGTTGATGGAGGGTATGGATTTGTAATTGGTGTTTCGCCACCACCACCACCGTTACCGCCCGGCTCTCCACTTCCACCGCCTCCACCACCACCAGTATAGCAAACTGTTTTAGTGGTGTAACTTACATGCCAACCAGGGCCACCCGATTGACCTGCCCATTCACAATGATCCCAAGGCATGTGCCTATCATCAATGTCACATGGATAGGGAGTAGCGTACGTTTCATTCCAGCTTATGCATTCGATTGACGACATCGTCATAGTTCCTGATTTTTGCTTATATCCTGCAAAATTGTTAGGGATTTCCTGATAGCTAACCACTCCGTCAAAAGGACCTGTTAACTTTTTATCTTTCCAATTATTGATCCATTGTGAAGTAGGTGTATAGGTATTTATGAACGTTTTAACTTCTCCTCCTTTTATGTCAATTGTCAGATTACTAAAATCACGAGCATATTTTGACGATGATTTAATAGGAAAAACGTAACTCACATGGCCATTCAACTTAACCTCCATTAATTTTGAAGTCTCAAGTTCGAATAAATAGTCAGGTTCACCCAACGCCTCTGTACTCACTAAGGATCCTTTAGGTGACTTTTGAAAAATCTTACTGATATCTCCGATTTGATTTAAGTCTACTTTGTTGAGAAAATCTTCATAACTAATTTGATTCATTGAAGAACCATTTTTGCTAGCAACAACTTCGTCTGGGTTCTCACTGGTTAATAACTCTTTTTTGCAGGCACTAAAAAAAAGGATTGATACAATAAAAGGACCGTAGATGTTGAGTGTCCTAGAAGAGTTTTGATAGGTTTTATGAGTGTTAATGACATGATAATGAGTTTGTTAATTATTAAGGAAAAATTATTTTTTTGTAACGAACCAATTTAAGGTTTGATGAATCTAGCAAAGCGAAATCAGACCACCAAAAATGTGCAAAAAAGTCACATTTTTATGCTCCGAATTAAAACTTTTATAATTTGATTTTACTCACAATTAATTTTAAGATTTTTAGATGTTTTCATTTTGAATGTGTTTTTATCTTTAAATTATCTTTTTGAATAAACAAACGTTCCTTTTTTAATAAGTTGTTGTTTTTATTCAACTTTAGCCTTTTACGTTTTTTCTTCGCAGTCGACTTTTTGTGAAAAATCGTAAATTCAATTTATGAAAACATATCTATCTATCCTAATCTTAATAGTTGGCTTAAGCCAAGCTAAAGGGCAAACTAAAGTTACTGCAAAAGAAGTAGTCAACTACGTTGGTAAGGAGGTAACACTATGCGACTCTGTTTACAGTGCTCGTGCTATGGAAAATATAAGCCTATTGAACATAGGAGGGAAGTTCCCTAAAGAGATAATTACCATCGCCGTTTTTGCAACTGTTTAAAATAAAAAGTAAGCTTAAAATGAAATTGACTTCATTTTGAGCTTGTTTTAAAATTCAAATTACCTCTTACTATAAACAAAAGTACCTTTCTTGCTAGGGTGTGGTTCTATTTTGATTAAGTCTGGCATCCTTGTTAACGCCATAGAAATTGCAGAACTGCTATAATTCCAATCTCTTTGCATGAAAAATGATTTTATTTCTTTAACACCAATCGGGTTCTTGAATATATCTTCACCTAATAAAATAACCTTAATTGCGTAAACTATTGTTGGAGCTTCTCTCAACGATGTTATATATTCTTCATTTTTAGCGTGAGTTTTTATAAGCTTCAATCTTAGATCTTTTTCAACGTTAATCTTTTTGGTATTGATATTCTTTATTGAAAAAAATGAGCTAATCTTTTCCAATTCATTTACTTTTAAACTGCCCTTCCCATTTTTAAGGTACTTCAGTTTTCGCAGGGAGAAGCCCATCATATTAGAAAAGTTTTCATCTGTTAAACCAGAATGTTCAATTAGTGAGTTGAGGTTTTCCGTGAAAATATCATTTGTATTAGCCATAAGGCTAATTTCAAAATGAAAATGATCTCAAAACGTGTAAATATTTGCATTTATTGATATTGTTTTTGTATATTTGATTATTGTAAATAGGTATTAATAAGAGTCTTGTGGTTGCATTTTCTGACGCCGCTAACGCAAGACAGCAGATTAATGCCCATATCTATGCGTAGATGTATATATTTGTACATCGAAATAGATGTGGGACTGCTGTAAATCCATGTTAGCGTAAGGCGTCAGAAACTTTAAGCAGCCATGGTTTGTAGTCCCACATGTATTGTACTGCTGCCAGCCAAGAAGACTCGTATAACCAATACGAGTAAAATGGAAAGAAAACAAGTCACTCATTCTTCAACAGCCCGGCCAAAACATGGTTTGCGCAGGTTATTGACATTTTCTCTCCGCCTATCCAAACCGAATTCGTTTTATCCTTTTGATCGGCTTTATGCTTTGAAGCCGAAAAACCCAGTTTAAAGATCATTAAACTGTCGGCCTATTTCATAAATAAAGGTTTAGGTTAATAATAATTTGGCCGGCAGTTTTTCTTTTTTCAATGAATGGCGAAATGTTCATTTCGGCCAAAGGGGATAACTATGTCCCAAATTTTTCAACTAACAACCAAAAAACTAACCAATGAAATACATATACACGGTGCGATGGCTTTGCGTTGCCAAATAAAGCTGAAAGCTAAAAGACCAAAGCTGAAAGCTTATGCGCTAATAACCTTATTGTTATGCCTTAATTTTATGGCGCAGGGGCAGACCAACTTTAATAAAAACACAACACGCAACGATTATACAGTGTCCAAATCCCTTCCCTCAGGGGAGGGTAAGGGTGGGGCTCCTTTACGAGTTGGCGATAAACTATCAGAAACCTTTTGGCAACAAGAACATACCTTTTATAGCAATGGGCAAACCAGCAAACAAACGCTAGAGAAATATAAAGGAAAGCTGCTTATCCTAGATTTTTGGGCGACATGGTGCAGTAGCTGTTTACAGAAGTTTGTAGGCTTAGGCCAATTGCAAAAAGCCTACGCTGGTGATGTAGCTATTGTGCTGGTAAGTAAAACCAGAAGTGATAAAGATAGCGAGAAAGTAAGGTTATCTTTTGATAAACATGCCAAGGCAACGGGTTTGAGTACCGTGGTAGGCGATGAACATTTAGGGAGGCTATTTCCGCATTGGCAGTTGCCATTTTATGTGTGGATTAATGCCAAGGGCCATGTGATGGCTTTTAGCGATTCTGGTTTGGTCAATGAAGCCAGTGTAGCGCAGGTGTTGAACGGGAAGGCAAAGCAGGAGGTAGCACCATGAAATTGAGGATGATGATGTTGCTGTTGTGCCTAGCTGGCACCACAGTAAGCGCCCAGATAACACCATATGGATTAACAGTGAGGGATGCCCAAACGAAAGAAGCGGTAGTGAATGTAACGGTGCGGCTGCTAGACAATGGTAGGCAGTTGCAGGGAAATGAAAGAGGAGAGGTGCTACTGGATGGTTTAAATGGTGAGCAGCGGTTGAGGATTTCGGCAATGGGCTACCAAAGCGATACCTTACAGCTGCGTTTGCCTTTAGCGGGTTGGGTAGTGCATTTGTTGAAGCCCAGGAGCACCCAGTTGCAAGAAGTAATTGTGAATACCGGTTACCAGCAATTACCGAAGGAGCGGGCTACGGGTAGTTTTAGTGTGGTAGACAAGCAAACTTTCAATGAGCAGCAGGGGGTAGATGTGATGAGTAGGTTGGAGGGGATTACCCCCGCCTTGAGCATAGATCGGCGTACTTATGGTGGTTCGATGATGATTAGGGGCTTGAGTACCATTAATGGCGATAGGGCACCGCTGGTAGTGGTAGACGATTTTCCGTATGCGGGAGGATTGGATAATTTGAACCCTAATGATGTGGAGAGTGTAACGGTATTGAAGGATGCTGCTGCGGCTTCTATTTGGGGAGCGCAGGGCGGAAATGGGGTAATTGTAATTACAACCAAGAAGGGGCGGTTTAACCAAAGCATCCAGATCAATGCAAGTAGTGGGCTGCTATTGAACGAAAAGCCCAAGCTGCGCAATTATAACAATTTGAGTAGTGCCGAGATGATTGATGTAGAGCGGTTCTTATTTGGGCAGGGCTTTTACAATGCGCAAGAAAACTCTATCGCTCGTATTCCGCTTTCGCCAGTGGTAGAGTTGCTGATTGCCAACAGGGATGGGCAGTGGAGTACCACTGCATTGAATGAGCAGTTGGGCAACTTGGGCAGCATAGATCTAGTGCAGGAATACCGTAAACAGTTTTATACGCAGCCCTTGTTGCAACAATACCATTTAGATGTGAGTGGTGGCAGTGCGGTGAGCAAGTGGTATTTGTTTGCGGGTTATAACCAAGGTATGGATGCCTTGGCTGCCAGTAGCGATCGCTTAAACTTAAAATCTGACTATACTTTTAAGTTGTGGAAAAAGCTGGATTTAAGTGCGGCGGTTTGGCTTACTTTGCAAAATAGCGAGAGCGGAAGGGTCGCTTTTAGTGAGCTAACTACCAGCAATGGCATTTTGCCGCCTTATACTTCTTTTACGGATGCCGAGGGCAATGCCCTATCGGTAATGAAAAATTACAGGGAAAGTTTTACGGCGCAATTGGCACAGGGCAGGTTGTTGGATTGGCGTTATTATCCCCTACAGGAGGGAAACGAGGTGCTGAGCACTGGGAAGCAGCTAGATGCGCTCTTTAATTTTAAGCTAAGTTATCAAGTAGTAAAGGGCTTACAGTTGAGTGCCAACTATACCGCACAGGTGGCTAGAGACATTGCAAGTACGGATTATAGTGCAAATAGTTATTATGTGCGCAACCTGATTAACCAATTTACGCAAGTAAATGGCAACGAACTGAAGCGGCCTATTCCACTGGGAGGCATTAGCCAAGAAAGCAGGGTCTTGTTGAATAACCAAAATTTGCGTACACAACTCAACTATCAGCAAAGCTGGGCAGGGTTTGATTTGAATGTGTTGGCTGGTGCAGAGTTACGCAATACTAAGCGTAATACCATGGCTAATGGTGTTTATGGGGTAGATGCGGAGACCTTATTGAGCAGTCCGGTAGATTATCAGAACGCTTACGTAAACATTGTAAATGGCAATAACCAGTTTATTCCCTATTTGGCAGATGCGTTTGGAGAAGTGAACAATTATGTTTCTACCTATGCCAATGGGGCTTTGTCTTACCAAGGGAAATATACGCTATCTGGCAGTGCACGTAGAGATGCTTCTAATCTTTTTGGGGTAGCCACCAATGATCTATGGAACCCGCTATGGTCGGTAGGCGCTGCCTGGCTGGCTAGTGGCGAGCGTTGGTTGAAATGGCAGCCTTTAACCTATTTACGTTTGAGGTTAACGTATGGCAGTAGTGGTAACAGCGATTCGAGGAATGCTGCCGCCACTACGATTACCTATACCGGTGTTTCTAACTTTACAGGTACACCTATGGCAGGCTATAACAATTATGCTAACCCAGATTTAAGGTGGGAAACGGTAAATACCCTGAATGCTGGCTTGGATAGTAAATGGTTAGGCGGCAGGTTGGCACTTTCGGCAGAGTATTACAGAAAAAGGTCTTACGATCTGATGGCTTCCGATCCCGTAGATTATACTGGCGGGGTGGGCACTAGGGTAGTACGTAACGCCGCACAGATTACGGCCAGCGGTATAGATGTAGAGCTTGCCTCTCAAAACACGGTAGGTGTGGTAAAATGGAACAGTAGTTGGTTTGCTAACTTTTATAAGGATAGGGTAGATGCTTATTATCTGAATTCGCAGACGGGATCGAACTTTGTGAATGGGAGCAACGTAGTCACTGCCGTAGTGGGCATGCCGGTGTATGGTGCCTATGGTTACCGCTGGGCAGGGCTTAATCCGCAGAATGGTAATCCGCGTGGCTACTTCAATGGCGAAATCAGCGAAAATTATGCTGCAATGACCAATAGCCAAACCACCATTAATGACTTGGCCTATGTGGGCCCCGTTTTGCCCAAGCTAACGGGCGCTTTTGCCAATACCGTGGCTTACCGGGGTTTTAACCTATCGGTTCGCTTGTCGTACAAGTTTGGTCATTACTACCGGAGGACGAGCTTAAATTATTCAAATTTATATAACAACAGGAACGGCGATAGGGAATTTAGTCAGCGGTGGCAGCAGCCTGGGTGATGAGGCCTTCACAAACGTGCCGAGTATGATCTATCCAGTTGCCAGCAATAGGAACACTTTCTACAATTTTTCTGAGGCCACCTTGGTAAGTGCCGACCATATTCGCTTGCAGAACATCAGTTTAAGTTATGCTTTTGCTAAGCAGCAATGGAAGCGCTTGCCTTTTCAGCAGTTAACGGTTACTGGAAACGTGAACCAAGTTGGCTTGATATGGAAACGCAATGACGAGCCAAACGACCCAGATTATCCTTACAGTGAGGCATTGAAAACCTATGCCATTAACGTTCAAATTAAATTTTAAGTAAATGAAAACACGATATCATCATTTTTGGATAGGCTTAATTGCCTTGAGCAGCTTGTTGGGCTGCAAAAAGTTTTTAGACGAAAAACCTAGGTCTAACCTTGCTGTGCCAACCAGCTTAAAAGATTTTCAGGCACTTTTAGATCAGAGCAGTGTGATGAACGATTTGGATGCTTCTTCTGGCGAAGCCAGTGTAACTGATAGTTACCTCACTACTGCCAATTACCTCTCCCGTGTAGAAAACCAGCAGCGCTTGCACACGTGGCAAAACGATTTCGTATATGACCCGCTCAATAACGAATGGGCCAACCTTTACCGGGCTGTGTACAGAACAAATACGGTATTGGAGGGCATAGCCGAGGTGCCGATAAGTAATGTTAACTTGGAAGAATGGCGTAATGTAAAAGGGCAGGCCCATTTCCACAGGGGTAAAATGTTTCTATTGGGCCTCAGCATTTGGGGCAAGGCCTACAGGGCTGCCAGTGCCACTACTGATCTGGGCATCCCACTGCGGCTAAATGTCAATTTCAACGAGGTATCGGTACGGAGCAGCTTGGCTGTGGGCTATGCGCAAGCGCTAAGTGACCTAGAGGCGGCTGCACAATTGTTGCCAGTTACGCCGCTACATGTGTATAGGCCTAGTAAGCCTGCAGCCTATGGGCTGTTGGCTCGGGCACATTTGCAAATGGGAAATTTTGAAAAGGCGGCTTTGTATGCCGATTTGTGCTTGGCCCTCAAATCCGATCTGCTCAATTACAATACGCTAAATGCCAATGCTAATTTTCCCATTGCCGCCTTTAATAAAGAGGTAATCCATTCTAGTATGATGCAATTACTTACCATCATTAATCCTAGTACCGCCCGTATTGAGCCTTCACTATATGCCTCTTATGCAGCAAATGATCTGCGAAAAACTGTCTTTTTTCTCCGCAACACCGACGGTACCTATCGTTTTAAAGGTAGCTATCAAGGTTCGGCCAATTTATTTAGTGGCTTAGCTGTTGATGAAGTTTATTTAACTAGAGCAGAATGCAGGGCAAGGTTAGGACAGCAGGCCTTGGCCTTGGAAGATCTTAATCTGCTGTTAAGGAACCGTTACATCAATGGCACTTTCGTGCCATATACGTTATCAAATGCCAATGATGTGCTAAAGTTGATATTGCAGGAAAGGCGTAAGGAGTTGTTGATGAGGAATTTGAGATGGGCCGATATCAAAAGGCTGAACGTGTTGGGCGCAGGGATATCCTTGGAAAGAACGGTAGATGGGCAAACTTATCGGTTGCCCGCAAATTCTCCTAGGTTTGCTATGCCACTGCCAGAAGTGGTGTTGGAGTTGAGCGGCATGTGGCAGAATAAATATGATTAAACTATGGGCGGGGAATTTCTCCGCCCATAGTTTAGGCTTACTGAACCTCGTTTTTGTACGATTGTACACGCTCGCTATCGATCATGTCTTGCAA from Pedobacter sp. SL55 includes these protein-coding regions:
- a CDS encoding HTH domain-containing protein; its protein translation is MANTNDIFTENLNSLIEHSGLTDENFSNMMGFSLRKLKYLKNGKGSLKVNELEKISSFFSIKNINTKKINVEKDLRLKLIKTHAKNEEYITSLREAPTIVYAIKVILLGEDIFKNPIGVKEIKSFFMQRDWNYSSSAISMALTRMPDLIKIEPHPSKKGTFVYSKR
- a CDS encoding TlpA family protein disulfide reductase, producing the protein MSQIFQLTTKKLTNEIHIHGAMALRCQIKLKAKRPKLKAYALITLLLCLNFMAQGQTNFNKNTTRNDYTVSKSLPSGEGKGGAPLRVGDKLSETFWQQEHTFYSNGQTSKQTLEKYKGKLLILDFWATWCSSCLQKFVGLGQLQKAYAGDVAIVLVSKTRSDKDSEKVRLSFDKHAKATGLSTVVGDEHLGRLFPHWQLPFYVWINAKGHVMAFSDSGLVNEASVAQVLNGKAKQEVAP
- a CDS encoding TonB-dependent receptor domain-containing protein; the protein is MKLRMMMLLLCLAGTTVSAQITPYGLTVRDAQTKEAVVNVTVRLLDNGRQLQGNERGEVLLDGLNGEQRLRISAMGYQSDTLQLRLPLAGWVVHLLKPRSTQLQEVIVNTGYQQLPKERATGSFSVVDKQTFNEQQGVDVMSRLEGITPALSIDRRTYGGSMMIRGLSTINGDRAPLVVVDDFPYAGGLDNLNPNDVESVTVLKDAAAASIWGAQGGNGVIVITTKKGRFNQSIQINASSGLLLNEKPKLRNYNNLSSAEMIDVERFLFGQGFYNAQENSIARIPLSPVVELLIANRDGQWSTTALNEQLGNLGSIDLVQEYRKQFYTQPLLQQYHLDVSGGSAVSKWYLFAGYNQGMDALAASSDRLNLKSDYTFKLWKKLDLSAAVWLTLQNSESGRVAFSELTTSNGILPPYTSFTDAEGNALSVMKNYRESFTAQLAQGRLLDWRYYPLQEGNEVLSTGKQLDALFNFKLSYQVVKGLQLSANYTAQVARDIASTDYSANSYYVRNLINQFTQVNGNELKRPIPLGGISQESRVLLNNQNLRTQLNYQQSWAGFDLNVLAGAELRNTKRNTMANGVYGVDAETLLSSPVDYQNAYVNIVNGNNQFIPYLADAFGEVNNYVSTYANGALSYQGKYTLSGSARRDASNLFGVATNDLWNPLWSVGAAWLASGERWLKWQPLTYLRLRLTYGSSGNSDSRNAAATTITYTGVSNFTGTPMAGYNNYANPDLRWETVNTLNAGLDSKWLGGRLALSAEYYRKRSYDLMASDPVDYTGGVGTRVVRNAAQITASGIDVELASQNTVGVVKWNSSWFANFYKDRVDAYYLNSQTGSNFVNGSNVVTAVVGMPVYGAYGYRWAGLNPQNGNPRGYFNGEISENYAAMTNSQTTINDLAYVGPVLPKLTGAFANTVAYRGFNLSVRLSYKFGHYYRRTSLNYSNLYNNRNGDREFSQRWQQPG
- a CDS encoding RagB/SusD family nutrient uptake outer membrane protein, yielding MKTRYHHFWIGLIALSSLLGCKKFLDEKPRSNLAVPTSLKDFQALLDQSSVMNDLDASSGEASVTDSYLTTANYLSRVENQQRLHTWQNDFVYDPLNNEWANLYRAVYRTNTVLEGIAEVPISNVNLEEWRNVKGQAHFHRGKMFLLGLSIWGKAYRAASATTDLGIPLRLNVNFNEVSVRSSLAVGYAQALSDLEAAAQLLPVTPLHVYRPSKPAAYGLLARAHLQMGNFEKAALYADLCLALKSDLLNYNTLNANANFPIAAFNKEVIHSSMMQLLTIINPSTARIEPSLYASYAANDLRKTVFFLRNTDGTYRFKGSYQGSANLFSGLAVDEVYLTRAECRARLGQQALALEDLNLLLRNRYINGTFVPYTLSNANDVLKLILQERRKELLMRNLRWADIKRLNVLGAGISLERTVDGQTYRLPANSPRFAMPLPEVVLELSGMWQNKYD